The genomic interval TAAGACCTTACCCCTTTAAACTCATCAAAGATTGAGCGTGGACAGAGGGAAAATGAGATGGAGAATATCTCATTACTTTTCTTACTGAAAGAATGTTAAGCAAGAGTTCTGTACACGAATATATACACAGCTATTTACTCCTACACCTATTAACCGACTAACAAACAATTAACCGCTATATTAACTAATAATCAACTGGCTAAGCTTTATATTAAAGCTAGTATCAAACGTGGGCATACATTTGTTTGATTGGCCGTAGTTGTGTGAGTGCCAAAGAATTTGTAAATCAACAATCTTTTTGGAAATTGGATTATGTGCATGAGGCTCGTTTAGTACATCAGATCAATTAATTTCTGTCTTTGTGATTAcatttctccttgtttttgttattgtgtgATGGACTTATTGTTTTTGAATTAGAAAAGGAAAgactatatttttaaaaaaaatatcgggAAAGGCAGGGATAGTGTATCTATAATTTACTCCTTAAATGTGTTTGATCTAGCTATAGTATTTAGTATTGATCAGTGCATATAGATTTCAACCTTCATGTTAGTGATCTGTATTAAAGTAGTGAAGACAATGCTAATGCTTGAACTCATGAATGATGTTTGTTAAGAAATCTCAAATTCGAGGCACATCTGAATTGCTTCTCTAaggttatattttttatttctgtTTGAGTTGATTGATGTGGAGCTCTATAGTGGCACCAGATTTTGGAATCCTGGATCATTACTTCTTGTTATATCCCTCTTTCTACTtgcattaattattatttatttataccaTCCATTACATCCCTTGATAAGATCTACTCACCCTTCGTCTCTCCTGATATTTTCTCACTGGAAGTGTTAGTTACACTCTTTTGGTTGTCTAGATTTCCGCTGTTGCCAGAATTCGCAATGCTCTGGCATATGCTACCCACACATTCTTTCAGAATCATGGTTTCCTTTATGTTCATACTCCTATCATTACAACCAGCGATTGTGAGGGTGCTGGGGAGATGTTTCAAGTTACAACAATAATCTGTGAAGCAGAAAAATTagagaaagaactgaaagagaACCCTCCCCCTTCAGAAACTGATGTGAAAGCTGCTGAACTTGATGTCAAGGAGAAAGGAGAAGTCATTACCCAGCTAAAATCTGCTAAAGCAAGCAAGGAGAAAATTAGTGCTGCAGTCGCTGATCTGACAAAGTCAAAAGAGCATCTCTCAAAGCTGAATGAAAGGTTAAAGCTTGCTGAGAGGTGTAGAGTTAGTGGTGGCCTTCCAAAGAAGGATGGGAAAATTGATTATTCAGAGGATTTTTTTGCCCGGCAAGCATTCTTGACTGTATCTGGACAACTGCAGGTTGAAACATATGCATGTGCCCTCAGTAGCGTGTATACTTTTGGGCCTACATTTAGAGCAGAAAACTCTCACACATCGAGACATCTCGCTGAATTTTGGATGGTGGAACCTGAAATAGCATTTGCAAATGTAGAGGTATGCCACCTGTAAGCTTCTTTATTGAACTTGCATTTGAGTAAAAAATACTTCATCTTAAGATGCAATATATCTTTGCCATTTAAATTGGAACAGCCCTGAAGAAGGTCTTCTTCTGGACAAACAGTCTAAATCTTGATGTGTATTATTTAGCCACGGTATTGAAAGCCTGTACCTCAAACTTGAAGATTTGTGAGCTTTGTGCTCTTGTAATTGGATTTTGATCTTTTTTAGGGTTTAATATGTGGACTGGCATCGGAGTTACATTGATGATTTTCTTTTATAGGACGATATGAACTGTGCAGAGGCATATGTAAGATTTCTTTGTCAGTGGTTGCTTGACAACTGCTATGATGATATGGAATTCATGACCAAGTTTATTGACAAAACTGCCATCCAACGGCTTGAAATGGTTGCAAAATCCAAGTTCCATAGAATAACTTACACAGAAGCAGTTGCCATTCTTGAGGAAGCTGCTAAAGTTAGGAAATTCGAGAATAAAGTAGAATGGGGTATTGATTTGGCATCTGAACATGAAAGGTAATTATCAGTTATTGTATCTTCTCTCCACGCTGCTTGCAGTTTAAGTAGCTGAATTCCTCTCCATTTGACCACCACACAGATACTTAACAGAAGAGAAATTCAAAGCACCTGTTATTGTCTATAACTACCCCAAAGCTATTAAAGCTTTCTATATGAAggtcaatgaagacaataaaACTGTTGCTGCAATGGATGTGCTAGTACCCAAGGTGGGCTCTTGTTCATGATATCTTCCTCATTTAGCATCTGAACCACAATTTCTACTAGCACATCATGAGTATATACTTTAATGGATTCTTGTGTTTATCAGGTGGGAGAACTTGTTGGTGGAAGCCAAAGAGAAGAGAATTATGAAGTTCTCCGAGATAGGTATGAGGAGCTTTATTGCTGTATTCGATTTTCCAATTGCTCCCTCTTTGTTAAGCCAAGATCTCaagttaaatttttatattctgCTAGATCGCTTATATGGATATCAATGATTTCTTTGCCTTAGGATATTGGAATTGGATCTGCCATTAGAGCCATATGAATGGTATCTTGATCTGCGGCGCTATGGTACAGTGAAGCACAGTGGGTTTGGCCTAGGTTTTGAAAGAATGATTCTTTTTGCTACTGGTATGGAAAACATTAGAGATGTCATTCCATTCCCAAGATACCCTGGGAGAGCTGATCTTTGAATTTACACACAGTCACTCACGAGTCCTtcgaatttttatatttatctagTTTTACGACAAAGTAGTTTAGCGTAGTAACCATGACAAGAATCTGTTTTGAATGTTGTGAAAAACCTATTTGTTTGAAGGCTTGTTTGGAATCTGAGTAACTTCTTGTTTACCAATTGTTTTTATACTTATTCATCTATCCTAATTTTTTTTCCTGAATTATCGGACACGAATACGACACGGATGTGGATACAGAATTGTCGCATACGACAAAATCTGTGTCGTTGACTTTTGTAGGTTTGACCAATCGGATAAAAGCTAGGATATGCTATGGACATGACGAGAATATGTCTCGGCAAATAAAAATTTCTGAAATCACTCTATGGACAtgtatatatctatataaatatgtgtgtgtatatatatatatatatatctacaatttttaatattatatatattttaataattatcgtATTCTAGTAATATCacgtttatatttttaaaagttattgtatcatcatatacatatcgTATTTGAAACGATATTCGTATCCATCCAACATAGTTATTAACATGCTTTTCCCAGGTGTAATGTTTTATATTTGCCCTTGAATAGTGTTACTGACAATCATGAACGTCTAATTTAATCGAAGAATATTAAATAGGTACAAAAAAAATGTAACTGAAATCATAGACAAGGAGACAGATGAAACTCCTGTTAGATATTTGAACAGAGGACCAAATTTGATCGTCTTATAAAGGGGGAAAAAGAATCTGAGTAACTGGCAACTCTAATATACCTGTTAAATTGGcaaataaatttcaaaaattcatcgTAATCCCATAAAATGGCAGATAAGAAAACGATGGGAAAATTGTAGTAAAAGAAATGTGTATATGTTCAACTAGAAGTCTGCACTTGAGTATGGTGATTCTtggaaattataataaaaatatactaCGACAGCATATATTTACTTTTTAAATATCCTCAATTGCACAAAACACATAACTTAGTTTAATCATTGATGTCACCATGAAGGAAAATCACGATTTAATACTTGTCTAAGCAGtcttaaaataatgaaaatcgtCACATAAAGATTGATACGGCCATTGGTACTCTATTCTTCCTCTTCAACAACCTTGGTACCCAAGCCCTTCAATCCTTCAGCAGGGATTTCTGCAACAGTAACGAGGGAGTACAGCTCTTCCTTGGCATCCTCATCATCATTTCTCTTGCGAGCAATTCGAACTCTGACCCTCCTTGGGACACTTCGAATACCCCTACTCCAAATTTGCTTGTTAAGCTTCACGTCCACTCTCACATCTGTGGTACCCATGGCTTTCTGCGCGAATTTTCTGATCTCTTTGATGGCCTTGGGAGCCTTCTTCTTAAAGGTGCTAATTAACATCCACACAGAAAGAATAGTATCGAAATGAcaaagaaaatataaaaaaaccaGTATCAATTATAGGCATGGAACTGTAAATATCAGAACATAGAAAGACAAGATTGCTATGTTACAAATCAAGAACGGATGCATGAAGCCAACTATCAGTGGTGAAATGATGTGATAAACATTATAAATGATAAATATATGGTAGCCAAGGTAATCATGAACGGATGTGATCAAGAACGGATGCATGAAGCCAACTATCAGGCTTACATGTATAAGCAAATAGAGAACACAACTTGAGACACTTTAAAAAAAGACATTGCTGATCAGTGATCCCCAATACCACAGCAAAAGCACACCACAACCACATTATGAAGTGTATTATGTACTTACATTGACTACTCCCAGACACATTTCCTGACAACAAATGAAATGAATTCAAACAGTTCCACATTTTTTTACATTAGGCATCTCCAGAAAGCCATTCTAGCCTATATATCAAAAAAATATACACAAGGGTGTATCATGGGGAGGCAGACAGCATAGTTGTCAAATGCGCACAACTCACACTTCAGTGCACTCCAAAGAGCACAAAATAGAGCAGGAGAAACCCTAACATCTTTGCCTTTTGCCCTCTTACGTTTTAATATTTCATACTTGGAAGATGAAAATGATTATTTAGTATTTGATATTTCAtgtttcatatttttaaaaataaattgattttatttttactttttaaaaatattttatttattacgtTCTACTTCAGAGTGCTTTGATGCGCCTTGCGCTTTTGACAACTATGACAAACAATAGTCATTTAACTCAactaattatataatttaacCTCTGTAAGTTTTTTATAAGCACAAGTTTTGCCTCCCATGTTTCGTGTCATAGGTATAAGTTTTGACTTTCGTCTATCTGTGATCCAATTCGCGGACCCCTTGATTAATATTTTGGTCTTCCAGAAACATAACTCATAGTTTGCACACCCTCTTAGATAAAATACCACATCAATTCTACGCATCCACTCAATTTAAAAAACACCAGTAAACCACAGAGAAGTATCAAAAATAAATTCAGGAAAGCAAACCAGATGAGCTAAAATCATAAGAAAACTCGGGACGCACACCCAGCAGTGCAATTATTTTCAACAAAAAGTAACAAATTCCCAGCCAAAATGGTAAATCAACAAAAAAACCATCAGTGAAACTCACTCGCCTAACTTcttaaccaaaatcaaattttctcTCAAATCGAGACAACCCAACAGCTTAAAAAAATAACTCAAGGAAGCGATGAACCCTAAGAAACATACCAGCCATGTAGCCTCCTGTGCAGGTTAATGGTATACTCCCGCGTCACCACTTCATCCTTCCTTCCCTTCGTTTTCTCAACCATTTTCTCTCAATCCTACAACTATTACACCTGCAATTGCAACAAATCAGCGAAGAACACAAAACTTCAAATTAGAGATCAATCTAGATAGAAATAGATCAAATTCATATATTAATCAATCAGTTCGAGCGTGTGCGAGAGAAGCTGGAAGGCAAACCTGGAAAGGGTTATGCGGAGGTGGGCGGAATTCAACTATATGAATGATTGGGAGAGGAACTTAAAGCCCTAGTGGCATAAGCTGTAATTGTATTGTTTATAAGAGCTATTAATGTCTTTTCCGTCATAGAGAAATTATAAAATATGAACGAGCAGACCGGCCCACGACCTCAAACCAAGttgttattatttatattatattattaaatctgatattttaaagtaattaattttttatattaatgatctattttaaaaattatatatatatatatatacataaaatgttaaaaatttaGTGTAATCACATAGTTTAGCAAATTGAGTGTTTGTATTCTGAACTTCAAGTTGTGTAGGTTCAATTGTTACTTTGTTTtatttctctttctttttttgatttttttttaattcttatATTAAAATTACAATGTAGTCTTCaatatttcttataattacattttgaatctcgtttaaatataaatcatatgaattataaaaaatattatacaaacatGCAACGCGTGCGTCGATGAactaatactaataataattTCTCACGTAAAAAATGTTAATCATCgagatttatttttacctaaaaatatcattttctgaTACATTATTTTCAGATGCATTTTAAGAATAACTAAATAAGAAAATTGAAATTCTGGTCTTTGGATTTTGTGATCTTGAGTttctatattttcaaatttttgttcTATTGCTTTCTTTctcctttatttttttttgttttcgttTTTTGTTTTCGATTTTAATCATTTATCTGATCTTGCATTGTGGTACTAATACATATGATATTATTTCATCACCATCGATGAAATCAAAGCTAAAATTTACAAAACTAAAAATAGaagattaaaaataaaatttcatattttagacGATAAAAATCGTAAAAAACCAATATGCCGTAAATGGGTTTTTGAAAAAAGTAGGTAAGACGGCcttacaaatctttatctgtgagacaggtcaatcctaacgatattcacaataaaaagtaatactcttaacataaaaaataaaatttttcattaTGATCCAAATAGAAGATCCGTCTCATTAATTAatccgtgagatcgtttcacaagaGTTTGTGTTTTGAAAAATGTGATACATACCGGTTATAATTTTgaagtaatatatttttaatgtgGATGTCTTATTAAGAATATACCGAACAAGTTATTATATATTAGAGAAGAGTGAggctcatgtgagaccgtatcacagatcttaatctgtgagacgggtcaatcctacgcatattcacaataaaaagtaatactcttagcataaaaaataatactttttaatggatgacccaaataagagatccgtctcacaaata from Primulina eburnea isolate SZY01 chromosome 17, ASM2296580v1, whole genome shotgun sequence carries:
- the LOC140818146 gene encoding asparagine--tRNA ligase, cytoplasmic 1-like, which produces MSDASAPPPLDKLAIKDAGVREAEFSQRVLIRSILSRPDMGAGLAGQSVRIGGWVKTGREQGKGAFAFLEVNDGSCPGNLQVIVEADVYKLSDVVSTGTCIHVEGELHLPPEGVKQKIELKVKKVIDVGTVDAGKYPLPKTKLTLEFLRDVMHLRPRTNTISAVARIRNALAYATHTFFQNHGFLYVHTPIITTSDCEGAGEMFQVTTIICEAEKLEKELKENPPPSETDVKAAELDVKEKGEVITQLKSAKASKEKISAAVADLTKSKEHLSKLNERLKLAERCRVSGGLPKKDGKIDYSEDFFARQAFLTVSGQLQVETYACALSSVYTFGPTFRAENSHTSRHLAEFWMVEPEIAFANVEDDMNCAEAYVRFLCQWLLDNCYDDMEFMTKFIDKTAIQRLEMVAKSKFHRITYTEAVAILEEAAKVRKFENKVEWGIDLASEHERYLTEEKFKAPVIVYNYPKAIKAFYMKVNEDNKTVAAMDVLVPKVGELVGGSQREENYEVLRDRILELDLPLEPYEWYLDLRRYGTVKHSGFGLGFERMILFATGMENIRDVIPFPRYPGRADL
- the LOC140818403 gene encoding large ribosomal subunit protein eL31-like, translated to MVEKTKGRKDEVVTREYTINLHRRLHGCTFKKKAPKAIKEIRKFAQKAMGTTDVRVDVKLNKQIWSRGIRSVPRRVRVRIARKRNDDEDAKEELYSLVTVAEIPAEGLKGLGTKVVEEEE